From a region of the Nostoc sp. UHCC 0870 genome:
- the mobF gene encoding MobF family relaxase: MLTAANVSSEMAVNYFVKNYYHQGKSLWSGQGAEKLGLSGAIDDEYAFKNVIEGLTPDGQQELNARAVKPKTRRAALDCTFSAPKSVSLMALVGGDKRLIDAHHQALKQVIQLMEQRYAYTRVTSDNGRHRVKTSNLVVAQFDHIESRDLDPHLHTHCLLMNMTQTPDGQWMSLGNGEIFANKKFLGMAYQSYLAREVQKLGYEIEPRLHGQFDIKGFKEEDLEVFSQRRQQILAKAGANSTWAEREKVWDTTRQRKQNLPESELRALWLQEAQALGITFVQAGEPKYEQAAAVGEQQSLKEALENAIAHCSERNVAFRLEELEKFILCERLATDVTAIEPLVKEHPELISLPLLTDQFTTMTAVRRELATIELMQQGQGRVPPIAQVEIVESLLEKTLLNQGQRQAVQLAALTQDQFIAWQGVAGAGKTFALKELKALATDAGYTIKGFAPSSAAATVLSQELEIETQTVARLLVSEPSPENEPNQNQIWIVDEAGLLSAKDAHALLQRATLEQARVLFVGDTRQLSAVEAGNPFKSLQQAGIKTAYLNESLRQKDPKLKLAVDLIADGRVQAGFEHLLANGSILTVDASDKIAAIANDYMMASQSNESKLWF, from the coding sequence ATGCTAACAGCAGCTAACGTCTCCTCCGAGATGGCGGTGAACTACTTCGTCAAGAATTACTATCACCAAGGAAAGTCGCTATGGAGTGGACAAGGGGCGGAGAAACTGGGATTGTCAGGGGCGATTGATGACGAATATGCTTTTAAAAATGTGATTGAAGGGCTTACGCCTGACGGTCAGCAGGAATTGAACGCCAGGGCAGTCAAGCCAAAAACTCGCAGAGCCGCATTAGACTGTACATTTTCTGCCCCCAAAAGTGTGAGCTTGATGGCATTGGTGGGTGGGGATAAACGTTTAATAGACGCTCACCATCAGGCTTTGAAACAAGTCATACAACTAATGGAACAGCGTTACGCCTACACCAGAGTGACTTCGGATAATGGCAGACATCGGGTGAAGACTAGCAACTTGGTGGTAGCTCAGTTTGACCACATCGAAAGTCGAGATTTAGACCCACATCTGCACACCCATTGTTTGCTGATGAATATGACGCAAACACCTGATGGTCAGTGGATGAGTTTGGGCAATGGTGAGATATTCGCTAATAAGAAATTCTTGGGCATGGCATACCAAAGCTATCTGGCGCGTGAGGTGCAGAAGCTGGGGTATGAGATAGAACCTCGCTTACATGGGCAGTTTGATATAAAAGGCTTTAAGGAAGAGGATTTAGAAGTATTTTCCCAACGCAGACAGCAGATACTTGCCAAAGCTGGGGCTAACTCCACCTGGGCAGAACGCGAGAAAGTTTGGGACACAACCAGACAACGCAAGCAGAATCTACCAGAATCAGAGTTACGAGCTTTGTGGCTTCAAGAAGCACAGGCATTGGGTATTACCTTTGTCCAGGCGGGAGAACCAAAATATGAACAGGCGGCTGCGGTCGGGGAACAACAAAGTCTTAAAGAAGCCTTAGAAAATGCAATCGCACACTGTAGTGAGAGAAATGTCGCCTTTAGACTGGAAGAATTAGAAAAATTTATCCTCTGTGAGAGGTTAGCCACAGATGTCACAGCAATTGAACCACTGGTGAAAGAACATCCAGAACTCATCAGTCTACCTCTGTTAACTGACCAATTCACAACGATGACAGCAGTTCGCCGAGAACTGGCAACCATCGAATTAATGCAGCAGGGTCAAGGGAGAGTCCCCCCAATTGCTCAAGTAGAAATAGTTGAAAGCCTGTTAGAAAAAACCTTACTCAATCAGGGGCAGAGGCAAGCCGTACAACTAGCAGCACTAACCCAAGACCAGTTTATCGCTTGGCAGGGGGTAGCTGGTGCGGGTAAAACTTTTGCACTCAAGGAATTGAAAGCTTTAGCCACTGATGCTGGATATACCATTAAAGGATTCGCCCCCAGTTCAGCCGCCGCAACGGTGTTGAGTCAAGAATTAGAGATTGAGACTCAGACAGTGGCGCGATTGTTGGTGTCTGAGCCGTCGCCAGAAAATGAACCCAATCAAAATCAAATTTGGATTGTGGATGAAGCGGGATTACTCAGTGCCAAAGATGCTCATGCACTACTGCAACGGGCAACCCTTGAGCAAGCCAGAGTTCTGTTTGTGGGTGACACTCGTCAATTATCAGCAGTCGAAGCAGGCAACCCGTTTAAATCCTTGCAACAAGCGGGAATTAAAACCGCATATCTGAATGAATCTTTACGCCAAAAAGACCCCAAACTCAAATTAGCCGTCGATTTAATTGCTGATGGCAGAGTACAAGCGGGTTTTGAGCATTTGTTAGCCAATGGCTCTATTCTTACTGTTGATGCTTCAGACAAAATCGCAGCGATCGCTAATGATTATATGATGGCTTCCCAGAGCAACGAGTCAAAACTCTGGTTTTAG